Proteins from one Roseovarius nanhaiticus genomic window:
- a CDS encoding malonyl-CoA decarboxylase — protein MTVLSDLLASVFERGAGAARRGDWSRRPLAELADALVTTHGEMSGTILAEQILSRFAAMDDAAKLAFFRHLSDAMNVDPAAARAALDEYEAAPSRQSYRGFMAAAEPPRQELIRRLNRVPGATGALVAMRADLLRLGRGVPELEALDLDFRHLFASWFNRGFLVLRRITWDTPAQILEKIIAYEAVHAIDSWDDLRRRVQPEDRRCFAFFHPAMPDEPLIFVEVALTRGIPGAVQPLLAETREALKAANADTAVFYSISNCQSGLAGISFGNSLIKQVAGDLAAELTNLTRFVTLSPIPGFMKWAEAEGITTNEADLPAFAAYYLMHAKGRGDLPRDPVARFHLGNGAIIHALHGQADLSQKGLAQSGGVMVNYLYDLRRTAERHEAFAGTGAVAVTSAVKSLAATAETKMNKGA, from the coding sequence ATGACCGTCCTCAGTGATCTTCTGGCCTCCGTTTTCGAGCGGGGGGCAGGCGCGGCGCGGCGCGGCGATTGGAGCCGCCGCCCTCTTGCCGAGCTGGCCGATGCGCTGGTGACTACGCATGGCGAGATGTCGGGCACGATCCTGGCCGAGCAGATCCTGTCGCGTTTCGCCGCGATGGACGACGCGGCCAAGCTGGCGTTTTTTCGGCATCTGTCGGACGCGATGAATGTCGATCCGGCAGCAGCGCGCGCCGCATTGGACGAATACGAGGCAGCGCCCTCGCGGCAAAGCTATCGCGGCTTCATGGCCGCTGCCGAGCCGCCCCGGCAGGAGTTGATCCGCCGTCTCAACCGCGTGCCGGGCGCCACGGGCGCGTTGGTGGCAATGCGTGCGGACCTTCTGCGCCTCGGCCGCGGTGTGCCCGAGCTGGAGGCGCTGGATCTCGATTTCCGGCATCTCTTTGCATCTTGGTTCAATCGCGGATTTCTGGTGCTGCGGCGCATCACCTGGGATACGCCCGCGCAAATCCTGGAAAAGATCATCGCCTATGAGGCGGTTCATGCCATCGACAGCTGGGATGATTTGCGTCGCCGCGTTCAGCCCGAGGACCGGCGCTGTTTCGCGTTTTTTCATCCGGCCATGCCGGACGAGCCGCTGATCTTCGTCGAGGTCGCGCTGACGCGGGGCATTCCGGGCGCCGTGCAGCCCCTTCTGGCGGAGACGCGCGAGGCGCTCAAGGCTGCGAACGCGGACACCGCCGTCTTTTATTCCATATCCAACTGCCAGTCGGGGCTGGCCGGGATTTCCTTTGGCAATTCACTGATCAAGCAGGTTGCAGGCGATCTGGCTGCGGAACTGACCAATCTCACACGCTTCGTCACGCTGTCGCCCATCCCGGGGTTCATGAAGTGGGCCGAAGCCGAAGGCATCACGACCAATGAGGCCGATCTGCCCGCTTTTGCCGCCTATTATCTGATGCATGCCAAGGGCCGGGGCGATCTGCCGCGCGATCCGGTGGCGCGGTTTCATCTCGGGAACGGGGCGATCATCCACGCCTTGCACGGACAGGCCGATCTGTCGCAAAAGGGCCTCGCCCAATCGGGCGGTGTCATGGTGAATTACCTCTATGATCTGCGCCGCACCGCCGAGCGGCACGAAGCGTTTGCCGGGACAGGGGCCGTCGCCGTGACCAGCGCGGTCAAATCGCTGGCCGCTACCGCCGAGACCAAGATGAATAAAGGAGCCTGA
- a CDS encoding TRAP transporter large permease: MDPLVLGGLVALFTIAVLFSGVSVALGLLIVSGGFLVVFDGMRSLELMPEIFFGKLNSFALLSIPMFIIMGASIASTRAGADLYEALERWLTRVPGGLVVSNLGACALFSAMSGSSPATCAAIGKMGIPEMRKRGYPDGVAAGSIAAGGTLGILIPPSVTMIVYGIATETSIGRLFLAGVIPGLLLVSLFMAWSIYATVKSGNAQVLTKSVYTWKQKFEILPRVIPFIVIIIGVLYAMYGGIATPSETAAVGALLCIVIAVVIYRLWSPAGLWMILRDSTRESVMILFIIGAAGVFSYMLSSLFITQSIAEWIGTLEVNRWVLMGAVNVFLLIAGFFLPPVAVILMAAPILLPIITIAGFDPIWFAVILTINMEIGLISPPVGLNLYVINGIAPDISLKTILTGSLPFVACMVIAIIILCFFPGLATWLPDYVMGTAT; encoded by the coding sequence ATGGATCCGCTTGTTCTTGGCGGCCTTGTCGCCCTTTTCACCATTGCCGTTCTATTCTCCGGCGTCTCGGTGGCGCTTGGCCTGCTGATCGTCTCGGGCGGCTTTTTGGTGGTCTTCGACGGCATGCGCTCGCTGGAACTCATGCCCGAGATCTTCTTCGGCAAGCTCAACAGCTTTGCCCTGCTCAGCATCCCGATGTTCATCATCATGGGCGCCTCTATCGCCTCGACCCGCGCGGGCGCGGACCTCTATGAGGCGCTCGAGCGGTGGCTGACCCGCGTGCCCGGCGGCCTCGTTGTGTCGAACCTCGGCGCCTGCGCGCTGTTCTCCGCCATGTCCGGGTCCAGCCCCGCGACCTGCGCGGCCATCGGCAAGATGGGCATTCCCGAGATGCGCAAGCGCGGCTATCCCGACGGCGTCGCCGCAGGCAGCATCGCGGCGGGCGGCACGCTGGGCATCCTGATCCCGCCTTCGGTCACCATGATCGTCTACGGCATTGCGACCGAAACCTCGATCGGGCGGCTTTTTCTGGCGGGCGTCATCCCGGGTCTCCTTCTCGTAAGCCTCTTCATGGCGTGGTCGATCTACGCCACCGTCAAGTCCGGCAACGCGCAGGTGCTGACCAAGAGTGTCTATACCTGGAAGCAGAAATTCGAGATCCTGCCCCGCGTCATTCCCTTCATCGTCATCATCATCGGCGTGCTTTATGCTATGTATGGCGGCATCGCGACCCCGTCCGAGACGGCGGCGGTCGGCGCGCTCCTCTGCATTGTGATTGCCGTGGTGATCTATCGCCTGTGGAGCCCGGCGGGCCTGTGGATGATCCTGCGCGACTCGACCCGCGAGAGCGTGATGATCCTCTTCATAATCGGCGCGGCGGGCGTTTTCAGCTACATGCTCAGCAGCCTTTTCATCACGCAGTCCATCGCGGAATGGATCGGCACGCTCGAGGTGAACCGCTGGGTGTTGATGGGGGCGGTCAATGTCTTTCTGCTGATCGCTGGCTTCTTCCTGCCGCCCGTCGCGGTGATCCTGATGGCGGCGCCGATCCTCTTGCCGATCATCACCATCGCCGGCTTTGATCCCATCTGGTTCGCCGTGATCCTGACGATCAACATGGAAATCGGCCTGATCAGCCCGCCCGTGGGCCTCAACCTCTACGTGATCAACGGCATCGCGCCCGACATCTCGCTGAAAACCATCCTGACCGGCTCGCTGCCTTTCGTGGCCTGCATGGTGATCGCCATTATCATCCTGTGCTTCTTTCCGGGCCTCGCGACGTGGCTACCGGATTATGTCATGGGCACCGCGACATGA
- a CDS encoding TRAP transporter small permease, with translation MAGQVTHRVAQTGDNLFLKIVAALSTVAGWISAAMIVVAVGITCQMIFVRAVLNQSTIWQTEMVVYLMIAATLIGLPYVQRLRGHVNVDLIPIALPRRARFVMACFTLSVSAAIVAIMLWYGYEYWHFAWDRGWKSDTIWGVRLWIPYLAIPVGFGLLLLQLIADLVALVTRVEPPFGLEDI, from the coding sequence ATGGCCGGACAAGTGACCCACCGGGTCGCCCAGACGGGCGATAACCTCTTTCTCAAAATCGTTGCCGCATTGTCGACCGTCGCTGGTTGGATCTCGGCGGCCATGATCGTCGTGGCGGTCGGAATCACTTGTCAGATGATTTTTGTGCGCGCGGTGCTGAACCAATCGACCATTTGGCAGACCGAGATGGTGGTCTATCTTATGATCGCGGCCACGCTGATCGGGCTGCCCTATGTGCAGCGCCTCCGCGGCCATGTGAACGTCGATCTCATTCCCATCGCTCTGCCGCGCCGCGCACGCTTTGTCATGGCCTGCTTCACGCTCAGCGTCAGCGCCGCCATCGTGGCGATCATGCTGTGGTACGGGTATGAATACTGGCATTTCGCGTGGGATCGCGGCTGGAAATCCGACACGATCTGGGGCGTGCGCCTGTGGATCCCCTATCTCGCCATTCCCGTAGGCTTTGGCCTGCTGCTCTTGCAACTCATTGCGGATCTGGTCGCGCTGGTCACACGCGTGGAGCCGCCCTTCGGCCTGGAGGATATCTGA
- the dctP gene encoding TRAP transporter substrate-binding protein DctP, producing MTSIFKTAVAATALMALSSTAWAAELRLSHQWSNSDIRHNVAQIVADEVAAADVDLDIRIFGSESLFKAREQYQPLSRGQLDMAVLPLSYAGGQQPAYNLTLMPGLVKNHDHATRLSNSPFMEAIEAKMAEDDVMVLVHGYLAGGFVGKDTCITKPEDVSGLQTRAAGKAFEQMLAGAGASIASMSSSEIYNAMQTGVLSAANTSSSSFVSYRIYEQVACYTPPGEYALWFMYQPLLMNKSTFDGLTPEQQQALMDASAKAEAYYVEEAKKEDADSVQAFKDAGVEIAQMSQADFDAWRAVAAETSYKDFVASVSDGQELLDMALAVE from the coding sequence ATGACATCCATTTTCAAGACCGCGGTCGCGGCCACGGCCCTGATGGCGCTCAGCAGCACCGCTTGGGCGGCCGAGCTTCGCCTGTCGCACCAGTGGTCCAACAGCGATATCCGTCACAACGTCGCGCAGATCGTCGCCGACGAGGTCGCGGCGGCCGATGTGGACCTCGATATCCGCATCTTCGGGTCCGAGTCGCTCTTCAAGGCGCGCGAGCAGTATCAGCCGCTCAGCCGCGGTCAGCTGGACATGGCGGTTCTGCCGCTCAGCTATGCGGGCGGTCAGCAGCCGGCCTATAACCTCACGCTGATGCCCGGTCTGGTGAAGAACCACGATCACGCCACGCGTCTCAGCAACAGCCCCTTCATGGAGGCGATCGAGGCCAAGATGGCCGAAGACGACGTGATGGTCCTTGTGCACGGTTATCTGGCGGGCGGGTTCGTCGGCAAGGATACCTGCATCACCAAGCCCGAGGATGTCTCTGGCCTGCAGACACGCGCCGCCGGAAAGGCGTTTGAGCAGATGCTGGCCGGTGCGGGCGCCTCGATTGCGTCCATGTCCAGCTCCGAGATCTATAACGCGATGCAGACCGGCGTTCTGAGCGCGGCGAACACCTCGTCCTCGTCCTTCGTCAGCTACCGCATCTACGAGCAGGTGGCCTGCTACACCCCGCCGGGCGAATATGCGCTGTGGTTCATGTACCAGCCTCTGTTGATGAACAAATCCACATTTGATGGCCTGACGCCCGAGCAGCAGCAGGCGCTGATGGACGCGTCCGCCAAGGCCGAGGCGTATTACGTCGAAGAAGCCAAGAAGGAAGACGCGGACTCCGTGCAGGCCTTCAAGGATGCCGGTGTCGAGATTGCCCAGATGAGCCAGGCCGATTTCGATGCGTGGCGTGCCGTGGCGGCCGAGACATCCTACAAAGATTTCGTGGCCTCTGTCTCGGACGGCCAAGAGCTTCTGGATATGGCGCTCGCCGTCGAGTGA